From one Streptomyces sp. NBC_01478 genomic stretch:
- the fahA gene encoding fumarylacetoacetase: MPPFDLPEGDPFGPHNLPYGVFSPAGSDERTVGVRLGDHVLDAGAAAEALGSPYVSLLAHPTLGPLLAAGHTAWSDVRRALTAWVTVPSHQETITPYLHPLSAVTLHLPFEVADYVDFYASENHARNVGRIFRPDAPDSLTPNWKHLPIGYHGRSGTIVVSDTDVVRPSGQRKSPSDPAPVFGPSVRLDIEAEVGFVVGTPSEMGRPVALADFREHVFGLCLLNDWSARDIQAWEYVPLGPFLGKSFATSVSAWITPLDALEDSRVAPPERTHELLPYLDDSAEEPGGYDLRISVAINGHVVSEPPFSTMYWTAAQQLAQMTANGASLRTGDLYGSGTVSGPAEHERGSLLELTWNGRDALELPDGKRTFLEDGDVVTLSAWAPGADGTRVGLGEVTGRIVGRE, encoded by the coding sequence TTCTCGCCCGCCGGCTCGGACGAACGGACCGTCGGCGTCCGGCTCGGCGACCATGTGCTCGACGCGGGCGCGGCGGCGGAGGCGCTCGGCTCGCCGTACGTCTCCCTCCTCGCGCACCCGACCCTGGGCCCGCTGCTCGCCGCGGGCCACACGGCCTGGTCGGACGTCCGGCGCGCGCTGACGGCGTGGGTGACGGTGCCCTCCCACCAGGAGACGATCACCCCGTACCTCCACCCGCTCTCGGCGGTGACCCTGCATCTGCCCTTCGAGGTCGCGGACTACGTCGACTTCTACGCCTCGGAGAACCACGCCCGGAACGTCGGCCGCATCTTCCGCCCCGACGCGCCCGACTCCCTGACCCCCAACTGGAAGCACCTGCCGATCGGTTACCACGGCCGCTCCGGCACGATCGTGGTCTCGGACACGGACGTCGTACGACCCTCCGGGCAGCGCAAGTCCCCGTCCGACCCCGCGCCGGTCTTCGGCCCGTCGGTCCGCCTGGACATCGAGGCGGAGGTCGGATTCGTGGTCGGCACGCCGTCGGAGATGGGCCGGCCGGTCGCCCTCGCCGACTTCCGCGAACACGTCTTCGGCCTGTGCCTCCTCAACGACTGGTCGGCCCGCGACATCCAGGCCTGGGAGTACGTCCCCCTCGGCCCGTTCCTCGGCAAGTCCTTCGCCACGTCGGTGTCTGCGTGGATCACCCCGCTGGACGCGCTGGAGGACTCGCGGGTGGCCCCGCCGGAGCGCACGCACGAACTCCTCCCCTATCTGGACGACTCGGCGGAGGAGCCCGGCGGCTACGACCTCCGTATCTCCGTCGCGATCAACGGCCATGTCGTCTCCGAGCCGCCGTTCTCCACCATGTACTGGACGGCCGCGCAGCAACTCGCGCAGATGACGGCCAACGGCGCCTCCCTGCGCACCGGCGACCTGTACGGCTCGGGCACGGTCAGCGGGCCAGCGGAACACGAGCGCGGTTCGCTGCTTGAGCTGACCTGGAACGGCCGCGACGCCCTCGAACTCCCGGACGGCAAGCGGACGTTCCTGGAGGACGGGGATGTCGTGACCCTGTCGGCGTGGGCGCCCGGGGCGGACGGTACGCGGGTGGGGCTGGGCGAGGTGACCGGGCGGATCGTGGGCCGGGAGTGA